DNA sequence from the Methanobacterium petrolearium genome:
CCAGACGGAGAATCGTTACCAGAAACATCACCACTCAAGACATTGTCCTCATCAACAGACGCAGTGTCATCCACAGCCACAGGAACATCATCCACACCATTCACAGTGAGAGTCACAGTAGCAGTACTAATGTCACCATCAGCATCCACGATTTGGTATTCGAAGCTATCCAGTCCGTTATAATCCGCACCAGGCGTGTAAGTGTAAGAACCGTCAGTATTCATAACAACCGTACCATGAACAGGCCCAGTTACCACGCTCCAAACGTTCCCACCATCACCAGACGGAGAATCGTTACCAGAAACATCACCACTCAAGACATTGTCCTCATCAACAGACGCAGTGTCATCCACAGCCACAGGAACATCATCCACCGGAGTTACAGTTATTGTCAAAGTAGCACTAGCCGTATTTCCTGTTGTATCCTGTATTGTGTAACTAATTACCGGAACTGGTCCATTATAATTAGTAGCAGGAGTAAATGTATACGTGCCGTCTGCATTAATTTTAATGCTTCCCACACCAGGAATGTTTACTGTGCTACCTGCTGAAGCGGTTGTTCCATTTACTGTGAAATTAACCACAGTAACAGGTCCGTCAGGATCTGAAATAGGCAGGTTGCCGTTTAATGGAGTGTCTTCAGGAGTTGTTTTGCTGTCATCATTTGCCACAGGAAGTCCATCAACTGTAGTTATGACTGGGGGCGTTTGATCATTTGTGCTATTATCATCAGTTACGCCTGTTGGTGGAGTCACAGTCGCAGTGTTAGTTAAGGTGCCAGTAGCTGTTGAGCTAACCGTACCTACTATAGTTAAAGTTACACTGTCTCCATTATTTAGAGTTACACCTGTCCAAGCACCAGTAGCACTATTATAAGTACCCACACTAGGCGTGTAACTGGAAGCTGTGAAGTCTGATGGTAAAGTATCAGTTACCGTGAAAGTATCTGTAGATAATATACTTGATGGTCCATTGTTAGTCACAGTTATCGTGTAAGTCAATGTCTGACCAGCCACAACAGGATCCAGACTGTCTGTCTTGATAATAGCTAGATCTGCTATTCGATTAATGGGTGTAGTTAAAGTTGCGTCGTTGTTTGTTGAAACTGGGTCTGTAATACTGGTAGGTACTGTTACGCTAGCAATGTTAGTTAAAGAACCAGTTGCAGTTGGACTTACGGCGCCTATGATAGTTAAAGTGATACTTTCTCCTTCGGCTAGAGTCACACCAGTCCAAGCACCAGTAGCACTATTATAAGTGCCCACACTAGGCGTGTAACTGGAAGCTGTGAATCCGCTAGGAAGAGAATCATGTACCGTGAATGTGTCAGTTGGTAATATTGTTGAGTTTCCATTGTTAGTTACTGTAATTGTATAAGTCAATCCTTGACCAGCCACAGCAGTCGTCTGATTTGTAGTTTGAGTTATTGCTAAGTCTATTGGAGCATCGAGTTCCCAAACGAACTCTATTCCATCTCCACCAGAATTAGCCCCTACACCTATCCAGAAGAAACTAACGCTGGTTATGTTATATCCATTAATTTGTACAGAACCTGCTGCTGTTCCTTGTGTTGAGTCCATTGAAGCTTCAGGCCTATTTTCTACTGTATATACATTAGGAGTTCTTTGAATAGTCGTTGAAGTGACCTCAAAATGAGTTGGACCAGATAATTTGGTGATAGTTAACCCAGAAGTTGTCAATGTTAAAAGGGCTGAACTAGATGTTGTACTATATGCACCACCAATCCTGTCAATATGAAGAATTGGGTTGTCTACTGGCCTACTGAATGTAAATGTTATAGTTCCATTGTTTGCATTGTTTATAGTGTTCCAATTGAGAACAGTTTCAAATGAAGCATGATTTGCTGCCGAAGAATTACTGAAAAATGCAGTGTTCGTATTTGTTGTTCCAGTAGGTGTTGATGTTACAGTAGCAGCTCCTGATGTAGTTTCTGTTACATTAACTTTAATTGGACCTGCTGTGGAGTTGTAGCTAGTGCCTGAACCACCCCATGTACCTGTCATGTCAGCTGCGCTTGATGCGCCTATTATGCTGAGGATTAGAAAAGCCGTCGCAATCACTAGAATCACTTGTTTTCTAATCTTTTCACCTCCTTTAAGCTTTTTTAAGACCCTAAATTATATTTTAAAATCAAATAAGAATATTCTGATCGAATAATAATATGCTATTCAAATAAGAATATTCCAATAAGAGAAAAATATAGATTTAAGATCATATGTTTATTGAAATGGAATAACATAAAAAAGAAGTTATGATACAGTGATGCACGTGTATGCATTAAGGCAAAGTATAAATATAAAAAAAAAAGCTCAACTGAATTATAGTAATAATGATTACTATTTGTTAACAGGTCTCATTAGGTGACTGGATTGAAACGAATAACAATTGGCGTGGACAAAGAAGTTGATTTAAAGTTCAGGAAAAAAGCATCACAAATATACAATTTTGAAAAAGGATGGTATAGTAAAGCAGCAAATGATGCTATGAAAAGTTGGGCTACTGAAAGTAAATCAATTACAGAGGATATCCACAATTTGATGAATTCCATAAATCCAAATCATTGGGAAACCTTGAAACATGAGATTAATATAAATAAAACTGATCCAGTTGAGAATATAGAAGATTTTATCAATTATATTAATCATGAAAGCAATTATAACTTAAAAGTTGAAGGAAAAAATGGTCAGATGATTGTAGAATTAAAAAATGCCGTGAAATCAGATTCAAATGACCATTTAGATGATCTAGAAAACAATTTAATGACACTGATGATGTTACATCTTATTATTAGAATTATTATATTATCACTAGAAGAAGCTACAAAAGACAAATATGTAGTTAGTGGCATTGGATCCGTACCCCCTGTTTACATAAATAAACTCAAAAAATAAAGTTTACACCATATAAGTCACTGAAAACTCTTTTTAAAACCGAATGTTTAAATAAAATTGTTCTTATGTGCCCATTAAATTATTGTATTACTAATCTATAAACTAGTTGGATAAAATGAGTGCAATAACAGGGATATTCTACAGAAATAATCAGGAAATCAACCCCAAACTCATCCAAAAGATAAATGATCGTCTATCACATCGAGGCCCTGATGGTTCTGCAGTTTGGTGTGAAGGATCCGTTGCTTTAGGTCATCAGATGCTCCATACAACACCCGAATCATTGCATGAGAAGCTGCCATTTTATGACGAGAAACCTGGTCTTGTTATCACTGCTGATGCAAGGATTGATAATAGAAGAGAGTTGGCTAAAGAATTGGACATTGAAGATAATGAGTATGTATCAGACAGTTATTTTATATTGAAGTCATATGAAAAGTGGGGTGAAATATGCCCTGAATATTTATTAGGTGATTTTGCTTTTGCTATTTGGGATGAAAATAAGGAAAGACTTTTCTGCGCCCGAGATCATATGGGTGTTAAACCTTTTTATTATTATTTAGATGATGAAATGTTTGTTTTTGGGACTGAAATAAAGGCTATTTTAACAATCCCCAATATAACTTGTGAACTGGACAAAAACAAATTAGCAAATTATTTAATGATTGTTGATTTTTTCAATAAAGAGAATACATTTTATGAAAATATCAAACGTTTACCCAACGCATTTTCTATCATACTTGATGAAAATTTTATTGAAAAACGTAGTTACTGGAGATTAAATCCAAAATCTGAGATAATTATGGATTCAAAAGAGGATTATGCTCAAAAATTTCGTGAAATATTCACTGAAGCTGTAAAATGTCGTTTAAGGAGTTATTCAATACCGGGAGTTATGTTAAGTGGTGGGCTGGACTCGTCTTCTGTAGCTAGTATTGCACAAAAAATATGCTATGAAGGAGGAGGAACTAAAAAAATACATAGTTTTTCCTATGTTTTTGATGATCATCCTGACATTGATGAAAGAATTTACATTAACAAAGTTTTAGAGAGAGGAAAAGTAAAATCGCATTTTATCAAATGTGATGATATTGATCCGCTGGAAAGAATTAATGAAAAAATAAAGTTTGGAGATCAGCCCATAAACACATATCAGACTGGTGTGATCCATAGATCACGGCAAAAAATGTATGAACAAGGAGTCTGTGTCCTTTTAACAGGTGAAGGGGGTGATCAAATTCTTTCACATGGAAATAATTACTTAGATGAACTTCTAGTTACTTTTAAATGGAAAAAATTTATGCAAAATATAAATTATATTGCAGATGTTCAAGAATTAAGTAGGTTTAAATTGTTTTTAAATATTGTTTATCGCACGTTAACTTATTATTTATTTCAGATCTCTTTTTTTTACAGTTTTTTCAAAAAAAACCATAATATTTTAAACAAAAAGTTCCTTAAAACAGCCCATATGCGTAATTTGGATGATGTAGTGAAATTTCGTGTTCCACACGCAAAAAAAGTTCATTATTATCATATTGAACTTGGACAACACCAGTTAAGTTTTGAGATACTGGATCAAGAAAGTTCAGCATATCATATTGATACCCGGCATCCTTTTTATGATAAAAGACTTGTTGAATTCTGTTTTGCCATACCAACTGAAATGAAAGTTAGGTTTGGTTGGAGTAGATATGTGTGTAGACTTGCAATGGATGAAATTTTACCAGAAGAAATTCAGTGGCGTTCTACTAAATCAATTGTAGGAAATGTGAGTGCTAATAAATTTTTATCAAATCAAGAAATGTTTGAAAAAGTAATTAATGATCGTGAAAAAGTTATAAAAAAATATGTTAATATTGAGAAGCTTCATGAAATTTATACCAAAAAAAGTTCAAAAAATGTTAATCTTTTATGGCGTGTATTGTTATTTTATTTATGGCAACTAAAGAAAAACAAGCTTTAATCTAATTCAAAGAAGCTTGGAACATACCATCACCATCTATTCCATCGTTTATTTTAAGTGTTATTGTTCTTAAATCGCCATGCAAGATTAATTTCGGTTTTTTGTAAATTTTCTTGTTCACTAGATCACTATTATCCACGTTATCATCTCTTATTCTCAATGTTTTGTGAAAAAAATGGAATAATCATTTGAAGACATCATTCCTTTTTAATTCCATATTTTATTGTATTCGGGTTATGAAGATATTTTGAACGTCATTATATTGATCCCAATCGTAAGGTGCTGAAGAGCCGTTTTTACTGGCAGAAAGCGTGTAAATTCCCACATGATCCGCCTTAACTGTAATATGTAACACTGCAGATTCTCCACTTGATAAAGATCCTATATTCCACGTGATTTTCCCAGATTCATTATCATAAACTGCTTCTTTATCATTGCCAACATATGTTAATCCAATTAATAAATCATCTATGATAATATTATCACAGTTGTCAGGTCCTTTATTGGTTACAGTAACTGTTATCACAATATCCTGACTACTATTTGTTTCCACATTAATTTGTCCATTAACGTCCTGTTTTACTTGAATGTCTGCAGCTGGGGCAACTTTTAATTTTCTAGTTTCATAGTTGATCCATGATCCACTTTCAGTTTGATTCACCGAAACTAACGAAGCATTAGTAGTTAACTCAGATGTTTGAATACCCGTAGAATTCACCTGTAAATAAATTATAATAGCTGCCAAACTATTCGCTGGCAAATAATCCACATAATACGTTAAATTCTGACCATCAAAGACAACTCTACTTATACCACCCAATGGAACAGAATATCCTTTGTATATGAGCCCAGAACCAATACTATACTTCACAACAATACCCGTAGCAACATCAGGACCATAATTCTTCACATAAGACACATAAGGAGGGGCCTCACCAAAACTATAAGTATCATTCCGATTAGGATACCACTCATAATTACGAACTAAAAGATCAACTATTGACTGATAACTGTTGGTGAATGTCAAATTCATGGTTTGTTCATTATTAGCTGAACACCAGTCATATGGTGTTGAATTGATCTTTGTTGCAGTGTTAAACAAAGTTCCATTTGTTGCAGTGACATTAACATATATTTCTAGTGTTTTTATAGTTCCACTGGTTAAACTGTCTATGTGCCATACGTCTGAGTTATAACTTTCTCCAGCAGAATGACCAGTGTAAACCATTCCAACAGGCAGCGTATTATTTATATCAATATTAGTTGCGGTATCAGGTCCATTGTTTATCACGTTAATCCGAATAATTGCAGTGTTGTCTGAGCCATTGTAGGTGATGGTGTCCTGTTTTACTTGAATGTCTGCAGCTGGGGCAACTTTTAATTTTCTAGTTTCATAGTTGATCCATGATCCACTTTCAGTTTGATTCACCGAAACTAACGAAGCATTAGTAGTTAACTCAGATGTTTGAATACCCGTAGAATTCACCTGTAAATAAATTATAATAGCTGCCAAACTATTCGCTGGCAAATAATCCACATAATACGTTAAATTCTGACCATCAAAGACAACTCTACTTATACCACCCAATGGAACAGAATATCCTTTGTATATGAGCCCAGAACCAATACTATACTTCACAACAATACCCGTAGCAACATCAGGACCATAATTCTTCACATAAGACACATAAGGAGGGGCCTCACCAAAACTATAAGTATCATTCCGATTAGGATACCACTCATAATTACGAACAAATAAATCAATTATACCAATATCAAACTGCAAATTCACATTTTGATAATCCACTGTCACATTTAAAGTTGATAATCCAAATGTCGTTCCAGTGAATATAGTGGAAGTCATTCCATTAATTGTGGTGCTGTTTGTTGGATTTACTATTCCCAAACTAGACGTAAAGTATACGGGAATACCATCAGGAAGATGACCTTGACTAGATGTGTCTATACCCATATTGTCATGAGTCAAATCAACATTAACAGCCAAATTACCCCCAACAGGAACATTAGTTGCATTAGTACTAGCTGTTAAAACTAACCAGGTGGTTGCATTCACTTTGCTGTTTACTTTTCCTGCAGTTTGTGGGTCGGTTCCTTGGAAGTTGGTTCCCCACCAATTATTAGTAGCATTAACCCCCGCTGCAGTACCATATACATCTCTATTTCCAGTATTGTTCAAAATACGATTAAAGTTAATTTGAGTGTTAGAAGCATATGTGAAGATGGCACTTCCCCAAGTTGCCTGGTTGTTAGTTAAGGTACTACTTGTAACATTTAAATTAGAGGAACTAGAGGCATATATAGCACCACCATAATTACTTGCTTTATTACTACTAAAAGTACAATTAACTACAGCACAATTAGCGTAATTAAAGATTCCTCCACCATTATAAGCGGTGTTACTTACAATAGAACAATTTGTTACAGTGAAATTACCATCACTATTGTAAATCCCCCCACCATTACTAGAAGTGACGGCATTTACAGTGTTATTTGAGATAAAACCACCAATAACAGTGCAATTACCAGAATTGTAAAAAGCACCACCATAAGCATAAGTACCAGTCACAGTATTATTCTGAATAAACCCACCAATAACAGTGCAATTACCAGAATTGTAAAGAGCACCTCCATAGTTTGCTTTATTGTTCAAAACAGAAGTGTCAATAACTGTTATAATGCCTCCTGAATTGTAAATTCCACCACCATAAACAGTTGCGGTATTATTCTGGATGCAAACACCAATAACAGTACAATTACTTTGATAATTATAAATTCCACTACCATAAGTTGCAATGTTATTTAGAACATAACTTCCATTAATATTACAATTAGCTCTATTGTAAATCCCACCACCATAATAATATGCAGTGTTATTTTGGACAATACTATCAGTAACCGTGCAATTACCCCTGTTATTGTAAATCCCACCACCATTTCCTGCAGTCGCAGTGTTACTTAGAATTGAACAATCATTAACAGCAAAATAACCACTATTGTAAATAGCACCACCATTCCAGGCAGTTGCAGTGTTATCTAAGATGGAACAATCATTAATAACACAATAACCACTATTGTAAATAGCACCACCATCATTTACTACAGTATTATTAGCAATAGAACCACCGATAACAGTACAATTACCAGAATTGTAAATAGCACCACCCTTACTTGCATTGTTACTCATAAAAGTACAGTTAACTGTAGTTAAATTACCCGCATTGTAAATAGCACCACCATTTGTTGCATTACCATTTATAAGAGTTAAATTTTGGAGGGTAACATTCACCCCAGTATTTACCTTAAATATCCACGTAACATTTTCCGCGTCAATAATTGCAGATTCACTTCCTTTCCAATCATCAAATCGGATAATCATATCCTTAACAATGGTTAATCCCCTGTTATTTGCCCCAGAATATGTTCCTTTTCCAACATTAACTGTTCCTGTAGTTTGAACTTCACTTAAAGCTTTTACTAAATTCTCGAAGGGATAATCCTTGCTCCCGTTACCAGTAGAATCATTTCCATCCGTGGCGACATAAACATTGTTTCTGTCTATTATCTTAACACCACTTACAGTTTGACTGTCAACTCTAGCATTTACTGCCCCAATAGCAAGTATTGATCCCGCAGTGAATGTTGTTGTGGCGTTTAAACCGTTACTTATAGTTCCAGTTACTGAGGAAAAGTTTCCAAAATTAGAAGTAAACAATACGTTAACATCAGGAACTGCTTTTCCATAAACAGCTAAAGTATCTTCACCAGCCGAGTTATAATTTAAATTAACATTTACAATTGAAGTTTCACCACTACCCACCAGATCATTATTTAAACTAAGCACAATCCACGGATCAGCAACGACATTTCCATTTACTCTCCCAACGGTTTGAGGATTGGTTCCCTGGAAATTGGTTCCCCACCAGTTATTAATAGCATCAGCACCTGCTAAACTGCTATATATATCATAATTTCCAGTGTTGTTTAGGATACTGTTGAAGTTTATTTGAGTGTTGTTATTGTCTGTGTAAATTACGCTACCAATATATGCCGTGTTGTTTAAGATAGAACTGCCAGAGATGGTGCAATTACCGGTATTGTAAATCCCACCACCATAAAATGCGATGTTGTTGATGATGGAACCATAAGTGATCGTACAATTACCAGAATTGTAAATAGCACCACCATAACCATTGGCACCAGTTGCAGTGTTGCCAGCGAAAGTGCAGTTAATTATAGTTAAATTACCTGCATTGTATATAGCTCCTCTATTCGCTGCATTACTATTTATGAGAGTCAAATCTTTGAGTGTTAAATTCACCCCATCCACAACGTTAAATATCCATGTAAGATTTTCCGCATCAATAACAGCAGCCCCACTTCCTTTCCAATCATCAAATAATATGTTAATATTCTTAATAATGTTTAATTCTCGATTATTTACCTCATAATAGATACCATTCCCCAGATGGACCGTTCCGGAATCAGGAGCCTGATCTATGGCTTTTGCCAATGTTTTATATGGATTTATAAGACTCCCATCTCCCGTATCATCATCCCCATCAGCTGCAACATAAATGTTATACTGATTGGAAAAACGTACAAAATCAAGCCAACCACAATCAAAACCACTAGATGTACTTGAATCTTTACTATAAGTCCAGTTTAAAACATGATTTCCAGAACCTAAAATAAAAGTCATGTTTGCCCAATCTTGCTCACCACTTATGCTGGATTGTAGCACACCATCTATGTAAAAACTTAAAAAATCATGAGATAATTCCGATGAGACTTTCCAGGCAAATTGTAAGTATCCGGGACCATCAAACTGAGTAGTCACCCATGTTAACTCATTATCCCATATAAATCCACTTTGAGCTGAATCAGCATCATTTTGTCCCATATTCTGAGTTCCAAACCAAACAACATTTCCGGTTCCACTTGTATCCCAAATAAGATCTTCATTTTCCAATGCAACCCCAATAAAAAGTGGCCCCTGCCATCCAATTGTAGCAGAAGATTGATTTTCAGGGTTAGCTATGTTATATACATAAAAACCAAATGTTCCATTGTACCAGTTACTATTTGGCGTGGTGTTTATACCCAAATATGTTGAGGGTTGATAAGCATCTCCTGCATCCGCTTCATGAGAACCATTCTGAATATCAAATAATCCATCGGCCTGTAAAAGATCCACCAAATTGTGAACGGTATATGAGTTATCATAGTAAAACTTACCATATTCATCTAATGTGGCATCAAGATGCCAAATGTATAAACCACTGATAGGTATTCCTGATCTTAGTCCATACTGTGGTTGATTATACCAATAAATAGCCTGATCATTTCCAGTTTGTTTCCTATATTCAACCATGTAAAATTCTTTGTTATCCGCGTTCTGGAATTGACCTGGAACTATTACTACACTACTATGGGTTCCATTTAATTCTTCAGGGTTAAAAATCAGTTGCTGATCAATGGCATTGATATCAGTTACATAATATGGTTCTATCCATCCAAGAAGTAATTTAAAGAAACAATTGAAATCACAAGACCCCCCAGACATCATATCCAAACCACCCACACCGTAACCGGGACCATTTACATTTCCGCCGCTTGATACTTCATAATCATAAAGGTCAGGCAACCCTAATAAGTGCCCAGTTTCATGTATGTCTGTTTTTGGACTGGATGAATACCATGCCCACATATATTTCTTCAGTTTTACTCCATCAACTGTGAAATCACTATCAGTTGAAACAGCATAAGACCACCATTGACTTCCCCAACCCTCATTAGGACCTGTCCATTTAAGCGCAACCCCCTCCATATAACCATCATGATTATTGTCGTATTGTGAAAAGTCCACAGTACTATCATAATAACTCATGACTTCCATCATTAGTACCATTTTATCAGTATAGTAACTACGGTTATATTGTGCAGTATACCATCCTACAACATCTCCAGTGATGTTAAGCAATCCATACGAGGACATATAATACCAGTTATGCAAACTTTCGTAAGGATAATAATTTATTGAAGTATCATGAGCTTGACTACCATCCCCAAAGTATATGGATTCTATTTCAGTAACTGTCTGATTTTCGTTATGGGGGTAATCCGGGAAATCAACCAGCATTATCAACATTTTTACAGTTCCTGTTGAAGGTAAAGATGTAGAAGTAGGTCGTGACGCAGAAGGTTCTAGAGTTTCATTCGAGTCATTAGTTATGTTATTCAGTTTCTGATTTAAATTGTCAACTAAACCAGAATCCGTATACTGATCTCCTATTGCAGTAACATTTGCAATCCTTTCATCCAGGGTCCCATCTGCTTGATATTGTGCTATTTGTTCATCTGTCGGCATCTCTGTTGCATATGCACTGCACATCATGAAAATAATTCCAAAAAGGAATAACATTGTAAACGCGATAAATTTACTTTTTTTAATGAAAACCCCTCCTATACTCATAAACTTTTTAAAATCCGTTTAATCCAAGATAAAAATGGTGCAATTTTAACCACCTAATTCAGAATTATCTCTTCTTTGTTCAATGCGGTTTTATGCTATAAAACATATATAACCTCTTAAAATACATATAACCCATTTTATCATCATATTTTTGTTTATTTCGATTTCATTGCCCTTGTAAGTAGTATTAAATCTCCTCAGTTGTACTGTGAAAAGGACGTTCAATTCTACAATAATTTGAATAAACTAAAACATAAAAAAGAGATTTAAATGCAGAAACGTTGCATTCCGCATTTGCATAAAGTATATATGTAAAAATAATATAATAATTAAAAATAAATTTATAGAAAGAAATAAAATAAAGCAATTAAAAAAGACATAATAACTATATTTATTTGCCAATTTTAGAAGAGCATCCCCAGTACCAAAACCAACCTCTAAAACCTTCTTTCCTTTGCCTATATTCAGTTTTTCCACACCTGTTGTAACATATTTTTCTCAGGCTTGGCCATTACATCGTACCACTTGCTCATCTCATCATAGCTGTTTTTGGCATCTTTTTTAGAACGTGTGCCCCTTGAAACTTCTTGTTTATCAGATGGCATGGTAAACATACCAGTTCAGTTATTTAAAATTTATTTCAAATAGTTTTTTGGGTTTTCAACCAACTTCATCCATCAATCCTGATACTGAATAATACTGATGGATCAATTAATCATCCATGAAAAAAAAGTTTAACTGAACTGAAAATTAAAAAAGAGAATTACATTACTAATTTCTTTATGATTGATTTATTGAAAAGAATAAGATGAATAGCGGGGCCTAGATTTGAACTAGGGCTCTCGGGGTTATGAGCCCCGCGGGATCACCAGACTACCCCACCCCGCTGTACTATCACTGTTGAATTTCTAGCTATATAAAGGTTTCCCTTAACTGGCCAGTTAACCTATTGCCTCTAAAAATTAATACAAAAATAGTAAACCCCCTGTGTTAAAAATGTAACGATGTTAAAGCTTAAAAAAACAGAAATTTATAATACAAATTCAATCATCACTACCCATATCAATTACTTGTACTTAATCTAATCTTTTTGGATTACCGTTAAATCTTATTTGATTAAATTATCCGCGCTTGGAATTTTAATTATAAAATTAGCACCATCTTCCCCATTGAAGTCTAGAGATCCTTCAGATTGTTCTACAATCGTTTTAACGAGCTGTAAACCAAATGTATCCGTTTTTTCAAGTTCAATGTGCTGTAATCCAATACCATTATCTGAGACTTTAATAACTAGATTTTCATTAACAAATGATAATTCAACCCCAATTTTTCCTTTTTTATTGTTGGTGAATGCATGTTTAAATGAATTTATCACGAGTTCAGTTACTATAAGACCTGAAAGCACGGTTTTTTCAATATCTAAATATATTCCGTTGGTTTTAATACTCATGTCAACATTTTTAGCTCCGTGAGAGTGTGAAACATCGCTTAATACACTTTCAAGGTAATCTTGCGCATTTATTGTTTGCAAATCAGGTGAGTGGTATAATTTTTCATGAATCATTCCAAAAGACCGTAGGTAGCTTCGTCCATCTTGTAATTTTTCAACCATCTGATCAATCACATAATCTGAATGTAATCTGTTTAGGCTGGATATCATTTTCATATTTGCTACAACACTACTATGCATGTTTTCAAGGGTTTTTTGATTTTTTTCAAGAGATGCTCGGGTTAATCTGTCCGAACTCTCAAGA
Encoded proteins:
- a CDS encoding M6 family metalloprotease domain-containing protein, whose translation is MMCSAYATEMPTDEQIAQYQADGTLDERIANVTAIGDQYTDSGLVDNLNQKLNNITNDSNETLEPSASRPTSTSLPSTGTVKMLIMLVDFPDYPHNENQTVTEIESIYFGDGSQAHDTSINYYPYESLHNWYYMSSYGLLNITGDVVGWYTAQYNRSYYTDKMVLMMEVMSYYDSTVDFSQYDNNHDGYMEGVALKWTGPNEGWGSQWWSYAVSTDSDFTVDGVKLKKYMWAWYSSSPKTDIHETGHLLGLPDLYDYEVSSGGNVNGPGYGVGGLDMMSGGSCDFNCFFKLLLGWIEPYYVTDINAIDQQLIFNPEELNGTHSSVVIVPGQFQNADNKEFYMVEYRKQTGNDQAIYWYNQPQYGLRSGIPISGLYIWHLDATLDEYGKFYYDNSYTVHNLVDLLQADGLFDIQNGSHEADAGDAYQPSTYLGINTTPNSNWYNGTFGFYVYNIANPENQSSATIGWQGPLFIGVALENEDLIWDTSGTGNVVWFGTQNMGQNDADSAQSGFIWDNELTWVTTQFDGPGYLQFAWKVSSELSHDFLSFYIDGVLQSSISGEQDWANMTFILGSGNHVLNWTYSKDSSTSSGFDCGWLDFVRFSNQYNIYVAADGDDDTGDGSLINPYKTLAKAIDQAPDSGTVHLGNGIYYEVNNRELNIIKNINILFDDWKGSGAAVIDAENLTWIFNVVDGVNLTLKDLTLINSNAANRGAIYNAGNLTIINCTFAGNTATGANGYGGAIYNSGNCTITYGSIINNIAFYGGGIYNTGNCTISGSSILNNTAYIGSVIYTDNNNTQINFNSILNNTGNYDIYSSLAGADAINNWWGTNFQGTNPQTVGRVNGNVVADPWIVLSLNNDLVGSGETSIVNVNLNYNSAGEDTLAVYGKAVPDVNVLFTSNFGNFSSVTGTISNGLNATTTFTAGSILAIGAVNARVDSQTVSGVKIIDRNNVYVATDGNDSTGNGSKDYPFENLVKALSEVQTTGTVNVGKGTYSGANNRGLTIVKDMIIRFDDWKGSESAIIDAENVTWIFKVNTGVNVTLQNLTLINGNATNGGAIYNAGNLTTVNCTFMSNNASKGGAIYNSGNCTVIGGSIANNTVVNDGGAIYNSGYCVINDCSILDNTATAWNGGAIYNSGYFAVNDCSILSNTATAGNGGGIYNNRGNCTVTDSIVQNNTAYYYGGGIYNRANCNINGSYVLNNIATYGSGIYNYQSNCTVIGVCIQNNTATVYGGGIYNSGGIITVIDTSVLNNKANYGGALYNSGNCTVIGGFIQNNTVTGTYAYGGAFYNSGNCTVIGGFISNNTVNAVTSSNGGGIYNSDGNFTVTNCSIVSNTAYNGGGIFNYANCAVVNCTFSSNKASNYGGAIYASSSSNLNVTSSTLTNNQATWGSAIFTYASNTQINFNRILNNTGNRDVYGTAAGVNATNNWWGTNFQGTDPQTAGKVNSKVNATTWLVLTASTNATNVPVGGNLAVNVDLTHDNMGIDTSSQGHLPDGIPVYFTSSLGIVNPTNSTTINGMTSTIFTGTTFGLSTLNVTVDYQNVNLQFDIGIIDLFVRNYEWYPNRNDTYSFGEAPPYVSYVKNYGPDVATGIVVKYSIGSGLIYKGYSVPLGGISRVVFDGQNLTYYVDYLPANSLAAIIIYLQVNSTGIQTSELTTNASLVSVNQTESGSWINYETRKLKVAPAADIQVKQDTITYNGSDNTAIIRINVINNGPDTATNIDINNTLPVGMVYTGHSAGESYNSDVWHIDSLTSGTIKTLEIYVNVTATNGTLFNTATKINSTPYDWCSANNEQTMNLTFTNSYQSIVDLLVRNYEWYPNRNDTYSFGEAPPYVSYVKNYGPDVATGIVVKYSIGSGLIYKGYSVPLGGISRVVFDGQNLTYYVDYLPANSLAAIIIYLQVNSTGIQTSELTTNASLVSVNQTESGSWINYETRKLKVAPAADIQVKQDVNGQINVETNSSQDIVITVTVTNKGPDNCDNIIIDDLLIGLTYVGNDKEAVYDNESGKITWNIGSLSSGESAVLHITVKADHVGIYTLSASKNGSSAPYDWDQYNDVQNIFITRIQ